The Cohaesibacter intestini genome segment CCTTGGTCGCCGGATGTATCTTCTGTGTCGGTTTGCGGCCAATGGTCTTCTCGATCAGGTTCGCCAGATCAAGCGTGGTCTCAAACGGCGTTACCGCACGGCGCTCAACAATCGCTGCGGCGATCCGGCGCCCCTGATTTTCTTCGCCCAACTGACGGAAAATCCGGGTCAGTTCCACTGCGTCATGACCATTGACCACGTCCGCCGCGCTCGGCCCGCTCTGGGACATCCGCATATCGAGCGGCCCATCCTGCATGAAGGAAAAGCCCCTTTCGGCTTCATCCAGCTGCATCGAAGAAACGCCGATATCCAGCACAACCGCATCAAGTGGTGTCAGCCCTTCATCGGCAGCAATATCGGCCAGCTCACTGAAACAGCCCGCCACGAACCGCAACCGCTCGCCATATTTGGTCTGCAGCACCGCCGCCCGATCAGCAGCTTCCGGATCCCGGTCAACCCCAAGCACCGAAGCACCCCGATCAAGAATGGCGCTGGAATAGCCGCCAAAACCGAAGGTGCCATCGAGCACCCATTCGCCGTCACGGGCATCAAGGGCATCAACAACAGGATCAAGCAGCACAGGGATATGACGCTGAGCGTCTTCACCATCGATCATCGCGCTGAGCTCGCTCATGCCTCGTCTCCTCCGCCTTGCCCTTCTTTGGGGGCCACATTTGTTTTTCCTTGACGGATCCTCGACAGGGCAAGCTTTTGCGCTTCCTTGCGATGGACCTCATAGCGATCGGGTTGCCAGAGGCGAAATTTCGTCCCTTGACCGACAAACACCACCACATCCGTGATGCCCGCATATTCCTTGATGCTTTCGCTCAGGACGATGCGACCATCCTTGTCGATCTTGAAAGTCTCGCTCTCCCCCAACAGGGCAGTCGAGAGCATTTCGCGCTCTTCCGAGAAGGGATCGAACTGGTTGAGCTGATCGTTGATTTCCTGCTGATAAACCAAGCCACCGGCCTCGATGGAGACTTGGTCAAGAGAAGGACTGCAAAATAGGCTGTCCTGTCCATCCTGTGCGAGCAACTGCCGGAAGGGAGCAGGTATCGACACACGCCCCTTGGAATCCAACCGGTTCACATATTTGGATACAAATGCCTGCATCCTATCCCGCCTACTGGACCATTTTCGACGCGCCTTGGCTGATCGAAAAATGCCTCACAACACTGAAAATCCAGCGCTCTGCTCCGCCCCGTTTTACCGGTGCGTTCCCAAACCGCCCTCAACGCTCATTGTTTCACTCTTGCCTCCCGATAAGGGAGTAGTCCGCCGCATAGTCTGTGGGATCGAGTCATTTCAGACGACACGACCCCGGACCGCATGGATATGGGATATCATGGGATTATATGGGCGTCAATGGAATCCCATGGAGTCACGCCACAGCAGCCGCGATCTCCCATTTTAAGAAAATTAGCGTTAACAAAGGGTTGAAGCCAATTTGGTCCAAAAGGCCCAAAGGCACTTTTAACAGGTTAAAAACAGGCAAATGGCGTCTGGATTTTGCACTTGCCCGACAAAACCCATGAACAAAACCCACGAACAGAACCCATGAACCACCAGAGAAGGTTTCTGCGTCTTGCGACGCAACCAACTCCGCTGCGACACCCATCAGGAGGCGAAGAAACGCAAAAGAAAGAAAAAGAAGAACCAGTCGGTCTGTAAGCCGGGTTTTGTACGGCGCGGCCCGAGGGCCACACGCGGCAACCATTCATCTGGGGCATCCATTGCTGAATGCCTCTAGCAACCCACCCGAATGACTGGCCTGAAAGCCGGCTGGACTTGCGCCCGCGCCATTCCTATTCGGTTTTGCTCCCGGTGGGGTTTACCATGCCGTCCGCATTGCTGAAGACGCGGTGAGCTCTTACCTCACCCTTTCACCCTTACCCGACGCGATGTCGGGCGGTTTGCTTTCTGTGGCACTTTCCCTAGAGTCGCCTCCGCCGGGCGTTACCCGGCACCGTGCTTTCATGGAGCCCGGACTTTCCTCACCGGATTGCTTTCGCGTGACCGGTGCGGCTGCCCGACCGACTGGTCTCCCGGACCTAAGCCCAATTGCATCGCAGGTCAAGGGACGAAGCGCTTGAGACAGTGCGCAACTGCCGCGACAGCGTTAACAATCTCGGCCTCATTGGATGCCGCATAGCCAAAGAACAATCCCTGCCGCACCTCACAGCGACCGGACCAGTAAAGCGCCGACAAAGGCGTGCACTCGATGCCGATTGCTGCCAGTGCCGCCGCCAGCGCATCATCCCGCACCCCGGCTTCCAGCAGGCGCGGTGTCAGATAGGCAGGCATCTGGATGCCCCCATCCGGCACTTCCGGCATCAAGATGTCACCACACTGAGCCGCCAGAGCCTCGGCCAAACAATCCCGCCGTGCCTGATAGAGCTTGTTCATGTCGCGCACATGGCTGCGAAAATGCCCGCTGGTCAAAAACTCTGCCAACGCCATTTGCACCGTCAAACCCGGCACCCCTCCCATATTGCGCTGCATCCTCCTGACCGGCTCGACCAGAGGCGGCGGCACCACCAGATAGGCAAGGCGCAAGGAGGGCATCAGCGATTTGGCGAAAGTGCCCATATAGAGCACCCGCTCGCCGCGACCCAACCCTTGCAAACAGGAGAGTGGCGCGTTGGAGAAATGAAACTCACTGTCGTAATCATCCTCCAGAACGAATGCCCCATGTTTGGCAGCAAAGGCCAACAGCGCCAAACGATCCTCCAGCGCCATCACCTGCCCGGAAGGGAACTGATGGGACGGCGAAACATAGATCAACCGTGGTACAGCCCCATCAGCCACCAAGTCGTCAAGCCGCTGAAACCGGTCTGCCGCATACACCTCAATTGGCCGGACATCCGAATGCACCCCGCGCAACACCGACAGCATTCCCGCATAGCCCGGCTCTTCATGCAACGCCACATCGCCCGGATCCAGCAACAGGCGCGCGACCAGATCCAGAGCGGCTTGCGCCGAGGAAAAGACAATCACCTGCTCCGCAGACGCAGAAACTCCTCGGCTCACGGCCACATGATCTATCAGCGCCTCACGCAGGTCCGGCAGGCCATAATAGTGAGCATAGCCCCCCAGCAGGGGCTGCTGATGCATCCCCCGTGCCGCACGCCTCAAACAGCGTCCCCACAAGTCATGGGGAAAGTGGCGCACATCTGGCAATCCCGGCTGAAAAGTGTGCGGTGTCGGTTGATCCCGCCGCCCAACCGCGATCAGCGCTTGGGCGCTGCGCGACAAGCGCAGGGGACGCGCCTGCGGCGGCTCCTCTCGCGCCGGGGGCTCGACCGGCACAAATCCCCGTGAGGCTTCGCTGACAAAGGTGCCGCGCCGCCCTTCAGAGCGCAAATAGCCTTCTGCCAGCAGCAAGTCATAGGCAGCCACCACACTGTTGCGTCCCACGCCCAGCTGGGCGGACAGATGTCGACTGGTCGGCAAGCGACTGCCAGCC includes the following:
- the rsmH gene encoding 16S rRNA (cytosine(1402)-N(4))-methyltransferase RsmH; amino-acid sequence: MSELSAMIDGEDAQRHIPVLLDPVVDALDARDGEWVLDGTFGFGGYSSAILDRGASVLGVDRDPEAADRAAVLQTKYGERLRFVAGCFSELADIAADEGLTPLDAVVLDIGVSSMQLDEAERGFSFMQDGPLDMRMSQSGPSAADVVNGHDAVELTRIFRQLGEENQGRRIAAAIVERRAVTPFETTLDLANLIEKTIGRKPTQKIHPATKVFQGLRIYVNGELDELVDGLMAAERCLKPGGRLVVVTFHSLEDRIVKRFFQERSKTHSGGSRYMPEQDLAAPSFEMAVKGGVGPDEVELARNPRSRSAKMRAGIRTDAAPHPLDAKGLGLPRMLAESRSGGRS
- a CDS encoding division/cell wall cluster transcriptional repressor MraZ, whose protein sequence is MQAFVSKYVNRLDSKGRVSIPAPFRQLLAQDGQDSLFCSPSLDQVSIEAGGLVYQQEINDQLNQFDPFSEEREMLSTALLGESETFKIDKDGRIVLSESIKEYAGITDVVVFVGQGTKFRLWQPDRYEVHRKEAQKLALSRIRQGKTNVAPKEGQGGGDEA
- a CDS encoding PLP-dependent aminotransferase family protein codes for the protein MLASHITLDRAGGKGLVPQLFEQLRGLIETGVLGAGSRLPTSRHLSAQLGVGRNSVVAAYDLLLAEGYLRSEGRRGTFVSEASRGFVPVEPPAREEPPQARPLRLSRSAQALIAVGRRDQPTPHTFQPGLPDVRHFPHDLWGRCLRRAARGMHQQPLLGGYAHYYGLPDLREALIDHVAVSRGVSASAEQVIVFSSAQAALDLVARLLLDPGDVALHEEPGYAGMLSVLRGVHSDVRPIEVYAADRFQRLDDLVADGAVPRLIYVSPSHQFPSGQVMALEDRLALLAFAAKHGAFVLEDDYDSEFHFSNAPLSCLQGLGRGERVLYMGTFAKSLMPSLRLAYLVVPPPLVEPVRRMQRNMGGVPGLTVQMALAEFLTSGHFRSHVRDMNKLYQARRDCLAEALAAQCGDILMPEVPDGGIQMPAYLTPRLLEAGVRDDALAAALAAIGIECTPLSALYWSGRCEVRQGLFFGYAASNEAEIVNAVAAVAHCLKRFVP